Part of the Chelmon rostratus isolate fCheRos1 chromosome 10, fCheRos1.pri, whole genome shotgun sequence genome is shown below.
TTGTTtcaggaactgcagtttttggttgCCTTTACTTGATCAATATGTCTCGAGTCTTGaccaaaatgttgttttttttttggcatcaAGTATCAAAAACTGGTAGAATCGAACATTTTCTACATAtacttaaaaataaagaaaaagttgTGGGTTTTGTAGAAAAATATGTTCATATTCCCCAAACAAATTAAGACAGAAACCCATTGCCAGTAGTTTTTTTCTGAATCTAATTCTGATTTTCAGCAGTATCCTTTTAATATTGCACTGAAACACAGATATATTGCACCTGTAGGGAAAGATTAAATGGTAGAACTGTACAATAGAGTGGCATCCTCTAACAGAGCTTGTAAAAGTGAGGTTGTTAAGGTGGAAACTCTCAGGACCTGGAGAAGCAGATGGAATTATTCAGTGGATGGCATCGATCAACTAGCCTTCAttctgcagctttatttttatagcaTTTATTATGGTGTTTTTTCCATATATGGTGGTGTTTTGACAGCTTTCTGTTCAGATCTCAACACTAAGATCAGTTTGAATTCCACCACACGTCTTGCTAAAATgagccaagaagaagaaagcaaattCCCCTGCTGTTGGGTTTGCGTCCCGCTGCGCCGTGTCAGCCGTGTGGCACTGTGGGTGCAGAGCAGAGACGAATCAGGCAGATGGGAAAAGGTTGGATGTGCCGCCTGTGGGACTGTCTGGAGATGGTTCTGATAGGCAGCTGCTGCGACTGCTGCAGCGGCACAGTCCCTGTGGCTCCAGCTGGCTGCGAGTGTAGGTGTAAGATTTGTGTACACATGTATGTTAGAGGATTCCTGTTGTTTCCTATTATTGGAGAGGTATGTCAGCTCTGCATAGAATGAGAAAAGGtggggagagatggaggggagggaaggaggttCTGGGTGGATGAGCCCGACAGAATTAGGTCAGCGTGGAGCCGAGGACTGTACAACCACAGGCCACATCATCCAGTTCAAACACTCAGACGTGGGCCTCGCTGTGATTCAGTTTTTTCACCTAACTgttgctgccctctagtggtgcAATGAGCACATTGTCACAAGCAGAAGCTTCTCTTTTCTATCTAATGTTATCAccctgtttttgtgatttttctgcTAAATGAAAAACCAAATATTTTTCCCCACCTCATGCATCATACGTGCACCTCTTCTCTCCAGGTGCCtactgtttgtctgtcctggACTATGACAACACCAAAGGGCTGAACGTGAAGCACTACAAGATCAGGAAGCTGGACAGCGGGGGCTTCTACATCACATCACGCACGCAGTTCAGcaacctgcagcagcttgttaATCACTACCGCAGTGAGTTCAGCACGAATGCACCGCCTTGGTTTGCTTTTGAACATCTAAGAGCACGGCTTGACCACGTTgcctgtcctctcctgtcccTCGCAGAGCATGCCGATGGGCTGTGTCACAGTCTGACGGACATTTGTCCCGTCCTGAAGCCTCAGACTCAGGGCTTAGCCAAGGATGCCTGGGAGATCCCGAGAGAGTCCCTCCGCCTTGACCTCAAGCTCGGACAGGGCTGCTTTGGAGAAGTCTGGATGGGTAAGCTGTGCCAGAGTTTCAGGGCTCAGGTGGAGTAAAACTGTGTGAAGACCAAAGTGCATTAAGAAGTTATCTGTAGTCTTCTGTACTCTTTGATATCCAGGgaaatactgtatttcagtCCTGGTCAGTGTAAAGTGATGCaacatgaatgcaaatgttACCTCAGCAGGTTTACAGCTGGTTAGTTGTCTTGTGTGATCTGGGATTTGATGGGTAAACACTTTTGTAAGCATGTATAAGAAAAGGCCTTTAATTGTACGACATTACATAAATTATACAGAATCTTTTTGTTAGATTTTACCTCACAGCTCTGTCAGTTTAACTTGAACGTCCCTTCATCGACACCACAATATGTTCcaaattaaaatataataaGCTAGATATTATTCACCTGTTAACGATATTAAAGTGCATCTTTATTCACACAGTTGAGCTGTCAGTGTTAAGCTCATTTGTACGTTTACCACTTGGAGTGCCAGAAGCTATTTCAACTATTTAACCTTTAGTTTTATCTAACTATTCCAactctttgtcttctttgttgtctgttttaacCACGTTTCCATTGCTGTTCGCTATCTCAGCTATTTAGCCGTCACTGAGCAAACTATTTCAACTATTTATCCTTTTAGCTATTTCAGTTGCACTTTTAGCTGTCTATCAATCTCTTGTTTTTAAACAACTGATTTGCCTTCAGCTGTTTTAACCATTTGGTCTTTCTATCTGTCTAATTTAACCATCCAGTAATTTTACTATTTTAACTCATTATCTGTTATTTCTGTCTACTGCACCAGTTAGTCGTCATGTTTAGCCaacatgtttcagcttctctgctCGCTTCTTTAGAGGCTTCTTGCGCTCTGAATTTGCACCGtgtggtgttcaggtgttttAGCTGCTCACAGTCTTTCCTTGTACCTCGTGGACCCTGCAGAGGTATACTGGGGTACAGGTCCCGATGCTTGGATGGCATTGTTCTGTCTGGAGCAGTGTTGTTCAGATTTGGTTCCTGGAGGATGATGATTGGTTAAGTTTCAACAGTTAATGCAGATGTGGCTCTCATCACtcttttttggttgtgttttatcaGGAACATGGAACGGCACAACACGGGTGGCAATAAAGACCCTGAAGCCGGGCACCATGTCCCCTGAGGCCTTCCTCCAGGAAGCTCAGGTCATGAAGAAACTGAGACATGAAAAGCTGGTCCAGCTCTATGCTGTGGTGTCCGAGGAGCCGATCTACATCGTCACAGAGTACATGGGACAAGGTCAGCATGGTCGACTCCAGATAGTATTTGAATAAATGCATCTACTGAATGGAGGCTTACAGGTGAAAGCTGTATGGATTTGTTTTTGACAGGAGCCAATCAAAGCTGGGACAAGCTATGATGCGTTTACTGCCTGCTGTATTTTCTCAAAGATTTACAAAAATGGAAGATTTCAAGTGTTAGAAAGAACATTAGAAAATTAACATTTATTACCGGCTGATATGAGCACAACAGCTCATGGTGTTATACTCACCTGCAGCGTGTGTCCCTGCTGACAGGTAGCTTACTGGATTTCCTGAAAGGCGACATGGGCAAGATGCTCCGCCTCCCCCAACTGGTGGACATGGCGTCACAGGTCAGCCCTAATAATCTGCTGCCGCATCACGTGAGTCCATTCAAACCTGTGTCTCCTTCAGCGCAGACAATCCCAAAGCTTTGTCTCCTCCTCAGATCGCTTCAGGGATGGCTTACGTGGAGAGGATGAACTACGTGCATAGAGACCTCAGGGCCGCCAACATCCTGGTGGGAGACAACCTGGTTTGCAAAGTGGCAGATTTTGGTCTGGCTCGCCTCATTGAGGATAATGAATATACCGCCAGGCAGGGTAAGACCACAGGAGGGTGCCGGTAGTGTAAAGAACTATTTCTAAAAGATGTTTTAGCTTGTGTCCTCTTAAAATGAAGTCATACCTATTTGAGACCTTCGATTGCAGTCGTATGAATGGGAGCTGTGAGCAGTTAAAACAAAAGGGTGACTTTTTCCTCAGTTTCTCACACTTTTCCATTCATTTAATAGTTTtatgacccctcagatttgaGTCTCACCTCATTCGGGGactcctgctgcagcacctgtgaTTGTAAGGTGTGGGACTCCAGCAAACGGTGTGATTCATGCAGCTGACGTGGTGTGCTTGTGTCTCCGTCTGTGCTACAATCATCTAATTTTAACTTGTTGATAAACCTGTCCTCTTGCAGGAGCCAAGTTTCCCATCAAGTGGACGGCTCCCGAGGCTGCTCTGTACGGCCGCTTCACCATTAAATCTGACGTCTGGTCTTTTGGGGTCCTGCTGACTGAACTGGCCACTAAAGGCCGAGTGCCCTATCCAGGCAAGGACCACTTTAAACCTGAGCACACACCTGGACCTGGAGCATAAATGTTAATGACTGGGAGTGTATTGGTCACATGATTCTGACTGATCATGTGTTCCTAACTTCGTGTCTTCGCTGTCCCAGGTATGGTGAACCGGGAGGTGTTAGACCAGGTGGAGCGTGGCTACAGGATGCCGTGCCCAGCAGAGTGCCCCGAATCCCTGCATGACCTGATGCTGACCTGCTGGAGAAAAGAGCCGGAGGAGAGGCCCACCTTTGAGTACCTGCAGGGCTTCCTGGAGGACTACTTCACCTCCACGGAGCCTCAGTACCAGCCAGGAGAGAACCTGTAACCGGGCTGGAAATGTGCATGCGTCATGCATGTGCAGAACTGAGCATGTGCATCTACTTCAGAGTGCATggacgagtgtgtgtgcgtgtgtgtgagtgagtgagggtgtgtgtttgtacagtacgACGGGGCAGAAAGCCGACTACAATCTGTCATCAAGGCGTGTCAGTGAGCCGTCAAACCAATCAGCAACATTCACTTCCTGCCTCTTTCTAAAGTCATTGTCACGCTCTGCATCTCAGACTGTTTTCAAAGGAAAAGCCGCAACAGTGCTAACAGTTTGAGTCCATCATACAGCGCTTTGTCAGTCAAATCAACACCGTGTGCACAG
Proteins encoded:
- the src gene encoding proto-oncogene tyrosine-protein kinase Src isoform X1, whose protein sequence is MGGSKSKPKDVGQRTRSLDGNLSSGGGAGGHHLNSNQQSLTPNRSPTVDGGLSGNPSMANNAELALFGGVDNNSVTSPNRITLAGGVTTFVALYDYESRTASDLSFRKGERLQIVNNTEGDWWLARSLTTGESGYIPSNYVAPSDSIQAEEWYFGKITRRDSERLLLSLENRRGTFLVRESETTKGAYCLSVLDYDNTKGLNVKHYKIRKLDSGGFYITSRTQFSNLQQLVNHYRSEFSTNAPPWFAFEHLRARLDHVACPLLSLAEHADGLCHSLTDICPVLKPQTQGLAKDAWEIPRESLRLDLKLGQGCFGEVWMGTWNGTTRVAIKTLKPGTMSPEAFLQEAQVMKKLRHEKLVQLYAVVSEEPIYIVTEYMGQGSLLDFLKGDMGKMLRLPQLVDMASQIASGMAYVERMNYVHRDLRAANILVGDNLVCKVADFGLARLIEDNEYTARQGAKFPIKWTAPEAALYGRFTIKSDVWSFGVLLTELATKGRVPYPGMVNREVLDQVERGYRMPCPAECPESLHDLMLTCWRKEPEERPTFEYLQGFLEDYFTSTEPQYQPGENL
- the src gene encoding proto-oncogene tyrosine-protein kinase Src isoform X2 gives rise to the protein MGGSKSKPKDVGQRTRSLDGNLSSGGGAGGHHLNSNQQSLTPNRSPTVDGGLSGNPSMANNAELALFGGVDNNSVTSPNRITLAGGVTTFVALYDYESRTASDLSFRKGERLQIVNNTEGDWWLARSLTTGESGYIPSNYVAPSDSIQAEEWYFGKITRRDSERLLLSLENRRGTFLVRESETTKGAYCLSVLDYDNTKGLNVKHYKIRKLDSGGFYITSRTQFSNLQQLVNHYRKHADGLCHSLTDICPVLKPQTQGLAKDAWEIPRESLRLDLKLGQGCFGEVWMGTWNGTTRVAIKTLKPGTMSPEAFLQEAQVMKKLRHEKLVQLYAVVSEEPIYIVTEYMGQGSLLDFLKGDMGKMLRLPQLVDMASQIASGMAYVERMNYVHRDLRAANILVGDNLVCKVADFGLARLIEDNEYTARQGAKFPIKWTAPEAALYGRFTIKSDVWSFGVLLTELATKGRVPYPGMVNREVLDQVERGYRMPCPAECPESLHDLMLTCWRKEPEERPTFEYLQGFLEDYFTSTEPQYQPGENL